The DNA window TTTACGAATTCCAGAATTTGAGCAGCCATGGGAAACCGACTTTGGTAAGCCTGGTCGTATTGTTAGTGCATTAGACATTATGCTAGAAGGTCCTTTGGGTGGCGCAGCATTTAATAACGAATTTGGTCGTCCTAACCTATTAGGTTATTTCCGTACTTATGAAGCTGAAGTTAACAGCCATAATGGTATGGAAGTACGTGGTTACCACAAGCCGATTATGCTGGCTGGTGGTTTGGGTAATATCCGTGACCAACACATTAAAAAGGGTGATATCCCAGTAGGCGCGAAACTTATCGCACTGGGTGGTCCAGCAATGAACATTGGTTTAGGTGGCAGTGCTGCTTCATCGATGGACTCTGGTCAATCACACGAAGATTTAGATTTTGCTTCTGTGCAACGTGAAAACCCAGAAATGGAGCGTCGTTGTCAAGAGGTTATCGACCGCTGCTGGCAGCTTGGTGAAGACAATCCAATTGCCTTCATTCACGATGTGGGCGCGGGTGGTTTATCAAACGCATTCCCTGAACTTGTGCATGACGGTGGCCGTGGTGCTCAGTTTGAATTGCGTGATATCAACAATGATGAACCTGGCATGTCACCGCTTGAAATTTGGTGTAATGAATCTCAAGAACGCTACGTAATGGCTGTTGCACCTGAAAACCTAGCAACATTCGAAGCGATTTGTAAGCGTGAACGTGCTCCATTCTCAGTGGTTGGTGTAGCGACTGAAGAGTTGCATTTGTCTGTAACGGATTCGTTATTAGACGAACAGCCAATTGATATGCCAATGGAAGTATTATTAGGTAAAGCACCTAAGATGCACCGTGAAGCAACAACGCTAGTGACTGAAGGTGAAGCATTAGACTTTACTGGTGTCACAGTTAAAGATGCAGCTGAACGTTTATTACGTTTACCTGCGATTGCAGAAAAGACGTTCTTAATCACGATTGGTGACCGCTCGGTAACGGGTCTGGTTGCACGTGATCAAATGGTTGGTCCTTGGCAGGTTCCTGTTGCCGATTGTGCTGTAACTGCGGCAAGTTTTGATACTTACGCTGGTGAAGCAATGGCTATTGGTGAACGTACGCCACTCGCACTGTTAAACTTCCCTGCATCTAGCCGTATGGCGGTTGCTGAAGCATTAACAAATATCGCAGCAACAGAAATTGGTGATTTAACACGTATTAACCTTTCTGCTAACTGGATGTCTGCAGCGGGTCACCCTGGTGAAGATGCTGGTTTATATGCAGCGGTTAAAGCGGTAGGTGAAGAACTTTGTCCTGAATTGAACCTTACTATTCCAGTAGGTAAAGATTCAATGTCGATGAAGACACGCTGGGAAGATAACGGTGAAAATAAAGAAGTTACATCGCCATTATCACTGATTATTACTGCGTTTGGTCGTGTGACTGACGTACGTAAAACAGTAACACCACAGCTACGTACTGACAAAGGCGCAACAGACATTATCCTTATCGATTTAGGTAATGGTAAGAACCGTCTCGGAGCTTCATCATTAGCGCAAGTATACAAGCAATTGGGTCAACAGACGCCAGATGTGGATAGCTCAGAGCAGCTGAAAGGCTTCTTCGATGCAATGCAAGTGTTAGTGAAAGAGCAATCATTACTGGCTTATCATGACCGCAGTGACGGTGGTTTATTCTCAACAGTAACAGAGATGGCATTTGCTGGTCACTGTGGTGTTGACGTTGAACTTGATATGTTAGGTACCGATGATCTTGCTGCTCTTTACTCTGAAGAGTTAGGCGCGGTGATCCAAGTGTCTTCTGCAATGAAAGAGCAAGTACTTACAACATTAGCGGGTCACGGTCTAGCTGCATGTTGTCATGTGATTGGTTCTACAAATGAAGATGACATGATTCGCTTCACACGTAACGGTGAAAACGTATTAGCTGAAAGTCGTACCTACTACCGTGCTATGTGGGCCGAAACAACGCTTAAAATGCAAGCGCTGCGTGATAACCCAAGTTGTGCACAAGAAGAATTCGACCTTAAACTTGACGTGAAAGACCCTGGTCTAAACGTTAACTTAAGTTTTGATGTTAAAGACGATATTGCTGCACCTTACATTGCTACTGGTGTACAACCAAAAATGGCAATCCTTCGTGAGCAGGGGGTAAACTCGCAAACGGAAATGGCTGCTGCCTTTGATCGTGCTGGCTTCGCAGCTCAAGATATTCACATGAGTGATATTCTTGCCGGTCGCGTTAACCTAGAAGACTTCGCAGGCTTGGTTGCTTGCGGTGGTTTCTCTTACGGTGACGTTCTGGGTGCGGGTGAAGGTTGGGCTAAGTCAATCTTGTTTAACCCACAAGCACGTGATCAGTTTGCGGCTTTCTTCGAACGTGAAGATAGCTTCTCACTGGGTGTATGTAATGGTTGTCAGATGTTATCTAACTTGGGTGAACTTATCCCTGGTTCAGAATTATGGCCACGTTTCGTTACTAACCAATCAGAACGTTTTGAAGCACGTTTCAGCTTGGTTGAAGTACCGAAAAATCCGTCAATATTCTTAGGTGACATGGTTGGTTCAAGAATGCCTATTGCTGTATCTCACGGTGAAGGTCGTATTGAATTACGTGACGATGCGCATCTGCAAGCACTACAAAACAGTGGCACAGTGGCACTTAACTTCGTTGATAACTACGGTCAACCTACGACGCAATACCCATTAAACCCAAATGGTTCGCCATTAGGTATTACTGGTTTAACAACGACTGATGGTCGTGTCACTATCATGATGCCACATCCGGAACGTGTATTCCGTACTGTGAGCAACTCATGGCATCCAGAAGAATGGGGTGAAGATAGCCCTTGGATGCGTATGTTCCGTAATGCGCGAGTGAACTTAGGTTAACCGTACTTAGGTTAATTTTAAGTCACCCGTCACTAGGTTGATTGTAAATGCATGAAAGGTCGCAATTATTGCGGCCTTTTTTTGCTTTTACTCGTGCTATATTGATTATATAAAACAATATAAATACTTAATTATGCTATAGTCTTAAGGGTTTAGTGAATGTATCAATTAATAATTAGGAAGGGTAATGAGTCAGTCACAAGGTTTATTATTATTTAAGTTGAATCTACAGCAAAAATTTGCAATCGGCACGTTGAAAGTGCAGGAAATTGTACCCTCAACACGTTTGTATTCTTTACCCGGTTCTCACCCTATGGTGATGGGCGCTGCGACACTACGTGGTCGGACAATTCCTATTATTGATATGGCAGCCGCTGTGGGCTATCGCCCAGTTAGTAAAGAAGAATATGACTCGTGCAATATTATTATCACGGATTGTAGCCGTCAGATCGTCGGCTTTTTGGTACGTCATATTGATAAGATCATGGATTGCAGTTGGAAAGATATTTCGGCTCCAGATTCATCACTTGGCTGTAATATATATACCACAGGGGTAATGCAGCTTGATGAGCAACTGGTGCAACTGATGGATGTTGAACGCTTGTTAGCTGATATTTATCCTGATGACGATATTGAGTTACCCCAGTTTACAAACCTAGAACTTGAAGAACTTCGCACTAAAGAAATCTTGGTTGTGGATGATTCAATGGTCGCGCGTAATCAACTTGGTAGTGCTCTCGATGCAGCTGGTATTCATTATCAAGTGTCTAAAAATGGTCAAGATGCGTTAGCTGTGATGCAATCAGCAGTTGAAGCTGGTAACCCCATTGATGTGTTAGTTAGTGATATTGAAATGCCGGGATTAGATGGTTATGAAGTTGCATTTGAAGTACGTAGTACACCTAACGTATCTGCGACTTACATTATTCTTCATACTTCGTTATCGAGTGCGATTAGCACTGAGCGAGCACAGCAAATTGGTGCCGATGAAGCATTGACTAAATTTGATGCAAGTGAGCTATTACAAGCTATTCTACGCGGTGTAAAAGGTCGGGATAAGGTAGATTAATTAGATTCTTGACTGAATTTTAGAGACAAAAAAAGCGCTATTTAGCGCTTTTTTATTATTTATAGTATTTTCACGGTCTCGCTAGCAATGTAATGCTTAGCTTAACTCACCACAAAAACGGTAACCTTCACCATGGATTGTTGCGATTATTTCTGGTGTATCAGCAATGCTTTCGAAATGCTTACGGATACGACGAATAGTTACATCAACAGTACGATCGTGTGGTTTTAATTCACGGCCTGTCATTTTTTTCAATAACATTGCACGTGTTTGAATTTTACCTGGATTCTCTACAAAGTGTAGCATCGCACGGAATTCACTACGTGGCAGTTTGAATGAATCATCCAGTGGACTAATCAAAGAACGGCTATTGATATTTAAACGCCAGCCATTAAATTCATATTCTTCTATAATCGTTTTTTCTTCGTCTGCTACTGGGATTTTAGTAAAAGTACGGCCGAGTAGGTTACGTGCACGAATCGTTAATTCACGTGGATTAAATGGTTTAGTAATGTAGTCATCAGCACCAATTTCTAGACCTAAAATCTTGTCAACTTCATTGTCGCGACCAGTTAAAAACATGAGAGCTAAATTATGTTTGTCACGTAGTTCACGTGCTAACAATAAGCCATTTTTACCTGGAAGGTTAATATCCATGATTACCAAGCTGATCGGATTATTGGTAATGATCTCATACATTTCATCGCCGTTACTTGCTTCATGTACTGAATAGCCTTCAGCTTCGAAGATGCTTTTTAGGGTGTTACGTGTAACGAGTTCATCTTCTACGATAAGAATGTTTGGGGTTTGCATAAACGTACCTAGTTTCGCTTTGGATCAAATAGTGCCCAGATTATTGATATCAATGAATCGGGGAGTAAGAGTAATACATCCATGAAATATAAGACTATTTATCTAAAACAGCTGACTGCGGCAGGATATCTAGTTTTATGGCTTCCTTAACTATAGGATTATATGTTATTAACAGCAGTATAACAACCTAATGTAATTATGTTACGTAATAACTCAACGCGATTTGATATTTATCAAATAACCCTCATTGGTTATTTTTAGCTGAAATTAATGCTTTTAACGATGAATTAAATAAATATTATTGATATGATTATGAATGAAAAAACCATTAAATCCATTGTAATCAATTGGTTGTATTTTTTCCTTGTATGCTTAATATTATTTAAAGCTTGAGTTTATCAGACCAGATTTAGCTCACCCCCTTCGAATTAACCTATTTATATTAAAGAATAATAATGAAAATTATTTTTATTATTCTTCTTTTCTCATAAACTTTAGTACTAAATAAACAGATCTGTCATGGTTTATTGCACTTATATTTGATGTTGGCGCGACGTTTTAGTTTTAATTTAGCAATATGTCAGTTGCTTAGGTGAATTATTTTGGGTTACTACACCGCTCTACTATTGAAGCGGTTCTTTGCCAGTAAAGTGTAATCAAATTACAAACTGGTAAGTTTTATCTATAATTAATGACCAATGTATTTACTTTGTTAATCAATTATAGATTGAAATGATTGATTTGCGCTAATATGTTAGCAGTTGTAGTAATTGTCGTTTCACGTAACATAGCTACTGGATTATTAGTGATAAACAATAACGACTCTAAGGATGGACTATGTTAGACCTGTTACCTGATCTTTGTGATCGGCATTTTAATCAACTGTCTGTAATGGACCCTATTTTTCAAAGTTACGGTAAAGCGACTATTTTTAGTGGGCAAGCGGTAACTGTTAAATGTTTTGAAGATAACTCTCTGGTTAAAGAACTGGCTGGCACGCCGGGTGAAGGACGTATCCTCGTTGTTGACGGCGGTGGTTCTACACGACGTGCATTACTCGGTGATATGATCGCTGAAAACGCCGTTAAAAATGGTTGGGCGGGTTTTGTTATTTATGGTGCCATTCGTGATGTCGCGACGATTAATACGCTTGAATTAGGGGTTAAAGCAATAACCGCTTGCCCTGTTAAAACAGAAAAGCGTGGTCTAGGTGATGCAGGTATCAATTTGCACTTTGCTGGTGTGAATATTGCTGAAGGCGATTATATCTATGCCGATTTAAACGGTGTCGTGGTGGCTAAAGAACCGCTTCTTTAATAGTATTAATTCGATGTGAAGATAGGGATGAGGTTAATTGATTATTAATCTCATCCCTTTTTTGTTTACCTATTCTATTTACTTATTCATCTCGGTTAAAACGTCGTGCTCGACGATAAGGGAATACATCGCTGTATTTACCGCGATTAATATTGTCTTGCAGTCCTTTCCAATAATCGGCGTCAAGCAGATCTGAATGATATTTTTTAAAGAGCTTGTTAATTTCAGGTCGAGATAATAAGAAGGTCTCAAACTCTTCTGGGAATACATCATTGGGCGCGACGGCGTACCAAGGTTCTGCCAGCATTATGTCTTCTGGATAACGTAGTGGCGGAATGTAGCGGAAGTTAATTTCATGCATATATGAGATTTCATCATAATCGTAAAAGACCACGCGATTATGTCGGGTCACACCAAAGTTTTTAAACAGCATATCACCAGGAAAAATATCTGCAGCCGCAAGTTGTTTGATGGCATTACCGTATTCATCAATCGCGTTATCAAGTTCTTCTACATTTGCTTGTTCGAGATACATGTTTAGCGGGATCATCTTACGTTCAATATAAAGATGTTTGATCACCACTTTACTGTTGGTGATTTTAATAATTGAAGGGGCGACAGCTAACAATTCATCGAGCAGTTCTTGACTGAAACGATCTTTGGGGAAAGCAAAGTTCTTAAATTGTTGGGTATCAGCCATACGGCCGACACGATCATGAGATTTTACGATCTTATATTTTTCTTTTACTGTCGCGTGATCGATTTGTTTAGGTGGTGCAAATTCATCTTTAATGAGCTTAAATACCACGTCATAAGAAGGCAGGGTGAATACGCTCATCACCATACCTTTAATACCCGGGGCAATAATGAACTTATCATCAGAGTTATCTAAGTGCTTTATATAGTGGCGGAACAGCTCTGTTTTTGCATGTTTTTGGCAACCAATAGCAGAGTAGATCTCAAAGTTAGTTTTATGTGGGATCATCGGTTTTAAAAATTGTACTATGGCTCCAGGCTCTGGCGCATAAACAAAGAAATAAGCACGGGCAAAGCCAAATAAAATACTGGTTTCTTCTTTTTCAAAAATAACTGTATCTAAATAAATTTCGTTTTCTTCGTTATTTAAAATCGGAAATACCAACGGGTACATTTGTCCATCTGCAAAGATCTTACCCATAAGGTAAGCCCCTTTGTTGCGATAAAACACCTCGTTAAGCATATGTACTTCAATGTGTTCTGCTTCGGTGAGTTGTTTTGGTGCATGTTGGTTAAGGTAATCCACGACATTAGCAAGGTCCCTGTCCAAGTTCTCCCATCGAGCCGTAAACGTATAACCACCAATGATCTTACGTAAGATCACCGAAAAGTTTCCACCTCGGGTATAGCTACGATAAAAATTATTCGGGTACGCAGGATCTCGAACGCGATTAGCATTCGTTATGAATAGTTGTTCTTTATATATATTGGTATGTTTAAAGACACGGCGATAAACAGAGTTAAAGAAACTTTCGGCAATTTCAAAATTTGGGTAATGCTGTAATAGCGCTTCGTACTCCCGCTTAATCCCTTGCAGGAATACTTTATTCGCTTCTGTTTCAGCCGCAAGATCTTGCATTTTCTGAGCTGTCTTACCGACATGGTAATCATAAAGGCTAATACGTTTTTTAGCGGCTATTTGCACACCATGCCAATCCGCGTTTTCAAAACGTAATTTGGCACCACGCGTGACTTCTAAAAATCGGCTATAAAAAGCATCAAATGATTCTAATAACGAACCCGCTATTTGTGCTTCTAAAACTTTTTCCATACAACAAACCCTTGGACTTAAGACAGGCTTAAATATCGCAATCTTTAAACATTATTTCAACATGTTTAAATGCTTTTATCGATGTGGAGTGAAACAACTAAATTTATATTAAACTTGATTTGGTTCTCATTTTTTGATATTGCTATAGGTATTGAAATTATTAACAGATTTATTAAATATTATTATGACTTATTGCTTAGCGTTCATTACCACCACGATTATTAACACTGTTATTACAACGGTGGGATGATACGTAGGGCTAAGACAGAAATGATAAAAAAGCCCGTTACCATTTGGAACGGGCTTTTTTGTATCTACAAGGAGCAAAGGATGCGAGTTTTAAAATTTGGTGGAACATCATTGGCAAACGCCGAGCGATTTTCCTGTGCAGCAGATATCTCTGTGAGTAAGATTGAGCAATCACAGGTAGCATTGGTGTTATCTGCGCCAGCAAAAGTGACCAATAATTTGGTTGCAGCTGTGCAACAAACAGTTCGTGGCCTTGATGCGGAGTCATCACTGGAAGAAATCGAAGGGATCTTTAAGGCGCTTGTTGCAGGTCTAAAAGTTCAATACCCTAATTTTAATGATGTAGTTGCATTAACGCAGGTAACAACATCATTAGCGACATTAAGAGAATACTTATATGGTGTTAAATTATTATCGCAATGCCCAGAAAACATTGAAGCAAAGATCTTAAGTACCGGTGAAAAGCTTAGCATTGTTTGTATGGAGCAACTGTTATTAGCCCGCGGATTTAAAGTTGAAGTGATTATTCCGCAAGACAAGCTAGTAGGAAAGGGCAGTGTACTAGAAGCCACTGTGGATATTGAGGCTTCTCGTGCTCGTTTTGAACAAAATCCAATTAAGACTGACCATATCTATTTAATGCCTGGCTTCACAGCGGGTGATGAACAGGGCAATACAGTTGTACTTGGCCGTAATGGTTCTGATTATTCTGCTGCGGTATTAGCGGCGTGTCTGTATGCTGACTGCTGTGAAATATGGACTGACGTAGACGGTGTTTACGCTTGTGACCCACGCTTAGTAAAAGACGCTAAATTACTTAAAACATTAAGCTACCCAGAAGCAATGGAATTGTCTTATTTTGGCGCGAAAGTACTACATCCAAAAACGATTGCACCGATTGCTCTGCACCACATTCCTTGTTTGATTAAGAATACTAAAAATCCAGAAGGTGAAGGCACTTTAATCGGCGGATTAATGTCAAAAACCCAAGCTGAAGTTAAATCATTATCAGAGCTTAGTGGCATGACCATGATTAACGTTTCCGGTCCGGGTATGAAAGGTATGGTTGGCATGGCTGGTCGTATTTTTGAAACAGTATCACGCGCTGGTGTATCCATTGCCCTTATCACGCAATCATCATCAGAATACAGCGTTAGCTTCTGTATCCACAGTTATGATGCAGGTAAAGCGAAACTGGCACTGAATAACGAATTTACTTTAGAGATCAGTAATCAGTTACTCGAACCTATCGAAATGCGTGATGGTTTAGCGATTGTATCGCTGGTTGGTGATGGCATGCGTAAAGCCAACGGTATTGCTGCACGTTTCTTTATGGCATTAGCACAAGCATCAGTGAATCTTGTTGCCATTGCACAAGGTTCATCAGAACGTTCTATTTCTGCGGTTATTGATGAAAGCAAAGCCAATGAAGCGATTAAAGCATCACACAATATTTTCTTTGGTAAACAACAATACATCGACCTTTTCTTATTAGGGTGCGGTGGTGTGGGCGCGGCATTAGTCGAACAAATCAAACGTCAAAAAGAGTTTTTAGCAGAACGTCATATTGAGCTCCGTGTCTGCGGTATTGCTAATAGCCGCCAAATGTTACTCGACTCAGAAGGGTTATCATTAACACATTGGGCTGATGATCTTGCTGTCAGTGATACAGAGTTCTCACTAGCAGCACTGGAAGATTTGGTTAAAAACAGCCATATCATTAACCCGGTGATTGTTGATTGTACAAGTAATGATAATCTTGCTAGTCAATATGTTGACTTTTTGGGGAGTGGTTTCCACGTTGTTGCGGCGAACAAAAAAGCCAATACCATGAGTATGGATTATTACCATGAACTGCGTTTAACGGCATTAAAAACCCGCCGTCGTTTCTTATACGATACTAATGTAGGTGCTGGTCTACCTGTGATTGAAAATCTGCAGAATCTATTAAGCGCGGGTGATGAACTCGTACGCTTCAACGGTATTCTGTCTGGTTCTATGTCATACATCTTTGGTAAATTAGATGAAGGCATGAGCTTCTCGAAAGCAACGGCACAAGCACGTGACAATGGCTTTACAGAACCGGATCCACGTGAAGATTTAAGCGGCATGGATATCGCACGTAAATTATTGATTATTGCACGTGAAGCAGGCATGGATTTAACCTTAGACCAAGTTGAAGTTGAAGAAGCAATCCCTGCTGATTTTGACGCAACGGGCACTAATGAAGAATTTATGGCGAACCTACCAAAAGCAGATGCGTACTTTGCTGATTTACAAGCTACGGCTGCTGAAGAGGGTAAAGTTTTACGTTATATCGGTCAGATTGAAGACGGTAAATGTAAAGTATCTATTGCGGCAGTACCAGAATCAGATCCGTTGAATAAAGTAAAAGATGGTGAGAATGCATTGGCATTTTATAGCCGTTATTATCAGCCAATCCCAATGGTGTTACGTGGTTATGGTGCTGGTTCAGAAGTGACTGCAGCAGGCGTATTTGCCGATGTATTACGTACCCTTAATTGGAAGCAAGAGGTTTAACCATGAGTATAGTTGTATTCGCACCGGCATCGGTAGCAAATGTAAGTGCAGGTTTTGATGCATTAGGTTTCCCGATTGCTCCGATTGATGGTTCGCTCATCGGCGATAAAGTATTTATTACCGATGCGGATTCGGCATTTAGCCTAGCCTCTAGTGGTCGTTTTAAGCATAAATTACCTGATGATTACCGTGAAAATATCATCTATGATTGTTATCTTGGTTATGCCGCCGCGTTAGAAAAACGTGGTTTGAAGATCAAAAATATCGCCATGGAATTAGAAAAAACTTACCGATTGGTAGTGGTCTAGGATCAAGTGCGGCGTCAATTGTCGCAGGACTAGAAGCTCTGAATGAATTTCATGATAACACCCTTGATGAATATGAAATGGTGTTATTAATGGGTGAGCTTGAAGGTAAAATTAGTGGTAGCGTACATTATGATAATGTCGCGCCTTGTGCATTAGGTGGTATGCAATTAATGCTGGGCGAAAATGGGGTAGTGAGTCAATCTGTGCCTTGTTTCGATGAATGGTACTGGGTGGTAGCTTATCCGGGCATTAGCATTTCAACAGCTGCTGCGCGTGACATCTTACCAACAGAGTACAGCCGTAGTGATTGTTTAACTTATGGTCGTCACTTAGCTGGATTTATCCATGCTTGTTACAGCAAGCAACAAGACTTGGCAGCTGCGATGTTGAAAGATGTGATTGCAGAACCATATCGTTCACAGCTTATTCCTAAATTTGACGAAGTGCGTGACTACGCTAAAGAACTAGGCGCATTAGCAACGGGTATCTCAGGCTCAGGCCCTACGGTATTTAACGTGATGACGGACTTAGCACAAGCTGAAAAACTAAAAGCTTGGTTAGACGCTAACTTTATCCAAAACGGAGATGGTTTCAGCCATATCTGTAAACTGGATAAACAAGGCGCGCGTGTTGTGGGTACAGAATTGTAATTATAGAAATATAAAAATACTGCGTGGTGATTGTTAAACCCTAGGCACTAGGGTTATATGTTCTTATTATGTTAAGGTCATAGTTATCACGCAGGTGCACAAATAATGTTTTAGGGAATGAACAACAATGAAATTATACAGTATTAAAGATCACGCAGAGACAGTTAGCTTTGCACAAGCAGTAAAACAAGGTATGGGTAAAAACCAAGGTTTGTTCTTTCCGAGCGAAATTAATCCGATAGACGATATTGATGCTTTACTAGAGATGAACCTAGTTGATCGTAGTCGCGTTATTTTACAATCACTGATCGGTGATGAATTTAGCGAACAAGAATTACATGACATTATTGCAAGTGCGTTTAACTTTCCTGCGCCAGTCACAAAAATTAGCGATAAGATCAGTGCATTAGAATTATTTCACGGTCCAACTCTTGCGTTTAAAGACTTTGGCGGCCGTTTCATGGCGCAGTGTCTATCACGCCTGACTACAGGTGAAAAAATTACGATTTTAACAGCAACATCAGGCGATACTGGTGCTGCCGTTGCACATGCTTTCTACGGTATTGAAAATATCGAAGTTGTAGTCATGTATCCAAAAGGTAAGATCAGCTTCTTGCAAGAACAGATGTTCTGTACGCTCGGTGGTAATATCCGCACTATCGCGATTGATGGTGACTTTGATGCATGTCAGGCATTAATGAAGCGTTCTTTTGATGATGCAGAGCTGCGTCAGGCAATCGGTCTTAACTCAGCTAACTCAATTAATATTAGTCGTCTAATGGCACAAATCTGTTATTACTTCGAAGCATTCGCACAACTACCAAAAGCGCAGCGTGCACAAACGGTGGTGTCTGTACCAAGTGGTAACTTTGGTAACCTGACTGCTGGCTTATTAGCAAAAACATTAGGCTTACCAGTTAAGCGTTTTATTGCAGCAACGAATATTAATGACACTGTACCGCGTTATTTAGAAAGCGGTAAGTGGGATCCAAAAGCAACGCAAGCAACCTTATCCAATGCGATGGATGTGAGTGTACCAAGTAACTGGCCACGTATCGAAGAACTGGCTCGTGTTAAAGGTTGGGACTTGTCTGAACTCGCATCTGATTTCTTATCTGACGAAGATACTAAACAAGCTGTTGTGGCGTTAGATGAACAAAGTTATCTATGTGAACCGCATGGTGCGATTGCATATGACCGTTTAAGTGCACAGCTGAGCGAAGATGAATTCGGTTTATTCCTATGTACAGCGCACCCTGCGAAGTTCAAAGAATCAGTTGAAGAGATTCTAGGTCGCGATATTGGCTTGCCACAAGAACTTGCTGATTGTGCAGATAAGCCAAACTTATCTGTTGATATGGCAAATGACTTTGCGGCATTACGTGCATTTTTGATGGCGTAGTCTAGCCTTAAATCACGCATTCTCACATTTGTGAAGATACCTTGTTTTGATGTTGTTGTTAATGACATCGGAGCAAGGTATTTTTTTGGCTGTAAGCGCCTATTTAATAACAGAATCTCTAATTCTGCCCCTGCAATAACTGTAATTATCACTTGAATATCTTCTATAACAGGGGTAGCTTTGCTCTTTCGTTCTAAAATAACAACCTGAATTCAAAAAAGGTATTTATGGGTAAGGTATTAAAAGATCTGCTTGGACAGCTAACGTTAGAAACCATTGAAGAAGGGATTTACCGTGGTCAGAGCCAAGATTTAGGATTTGGCGCTGTATTTGGTGGTCAAGTAATGGGTCAAGCATTATCGGCAGCAAAAGAAACCGTTTCAGCTGATCGTAAAGTGCACTCCTTCCACTCTTATTTCCTGCGTGCTGGCGATGTTAAAAAGCCGATTGTTTATGAAGTAGAAAATATTCGAGATGGCGGCTCCATTACCACACGCCGTATTCGCGCGATCCAAAATGGCCAAGCTATATTCTACATGACGG is part of the Moritella viscosa genome and encodes:
- the purL gene encoding phosphoribosylformylglycinamidine synthase, with protein sequence MHIMRGAPALSEFRTNKLVERCNDVGLSDITIYAEYIHFADVTAPLSDNERSVLEKLLTYGPRIAEHAPEGTLLLVTPRPGTISPWSSKSTDIAINCSLSKIKRLERGIAYYISSSTPLTPTQLQTAASLVHDRMMEVVFDCLDAAEQLFVQAQARPLKSVDILEGGSEALVDANVKLGLALAEDEIDYLIASFTQLNRNPNDIELMMFAQANSEHCRHKIFNADWTIDGQEQEKSLFKMIKNTFEQTGDHVLSAYKDNASVMEGSKAGRFFPDPQTHQYEYHQEDIQILMKVETHNHPTAISPWPGAATGSGGEIRDEGATGRGSKPKAGLVGFTVSNLRIPEFEQPWETDFGKPGRIVSALDIMLEGPLGGAAFNNEFGRPNLLGYFRTYEAEVNSHNGMEVRGYHKPIMLAGGLGNIRDQHIKKGDIPVGAKLIALGGPAMNIGLGGSAASSMDSGQSHEDLDFASVQRENPEMERRCQEVIDRCWQLGEDNPIAFIHDVGAGGLSNAFPELVHDGGRGAQFELRDINNDEPGMSPLEIWCNESQERYVMAVAPENLATFEAICKRERAPFSVVGVATEELHLSVTDSLLDEQPIDMPMEVLLGKAPKMHREATTLVTEGEALDFTGVTVKDAAERLLRLPAIAEKTFLITIGDRSVTGLVARDQMVGPWQVPVADCAVTAASFDTYAGEAMAIGERTPLALLNFPASSRMAVAEALTNIAATEIGDLTRINLSANWMSAAGHPGEDAGLYAAVKAVGEELCPELNLTIPVGKDSMSMKTRWEDNGENKEVTSPLSLIITAFGRVTDVRKTVTPQLRTDKGATDIILIDLGNGKNRLGASSLAQVYKQLGQQTPDVDSSEQLKGFFDAMQVLVKEQSLLAYHDRSDGGLFSTVTEMAFAGHCGVDVELDMLGTDDLAALYSEELGAVIQVSSAMKEQVLTTLAGHGLAACCHVIGSTNEDDMIRFTRNGENVLAESRTYYRAMWAETTLKMQALRDNPSCAQEEFDLKLDVKDPGLNVNLSFDVKDDIAAPYIATGVQPKMAILREQGVNSQTEMAAAFDRAGFAAQDIHMSDILAGRVNLEDFAGLVACGGFSYGDVLGAGEGWAKSILFNPQARDQFAAFFEREDSFSLGVCNGCQMLSNLGELIPGSELWPRFVTNQSERFEARFSLVEVPKNPSIFLGDMVGSRMPIAVSHGEGRIELRDDAHLQALQNSGTVALNFVDNYGQPTTQYPLNPNGSPLGITGLTTTDGRVTIMMPHPERVFRTVSNSWHPEEWGEDSPWMRMFRNARVNLG
- a CDS encoding chemotaxis protein CheV, giving the protein MSQSQGLLLFKLNLQQKFAIGTLKVQEIVPSTRLYSLPGSHPMVMGAATLRGRTIPIIDMAAAVGYRPVSKEEYDSCNIIITDCSRQIVGFLVRHIDKIMDCSWKDISAPDSSLGCNIYTTGVMQLDEQLVQLMDVERLLADIYPDDDIELPQFTNLELEELRTKEILVVDDSMVARNQLGSALDAAGIHYQVSKNGQDALAVMQSAVEAGNPIDVLVSDIEMPGLDGYEVAFEVRSTPNVSATYIILHTSLSSAISTERAQQIGADEALTKFDASELLQAILRGVKGRDKVD
- a CDS encoding response regulator, which produces MQTPNILIVEDELVTRNTLKSIFEAEGYSVHEASNGDEMYEIITNNPISLVIMDINLPGKNGLLLARELRDKHNLALMFLTGRDNEVDKILGLEIGADDYITKPFNPRELTIRARNLLGRTFTKIPVADEEKTIIEEYEFNGWRLNINSRSLISPLDDSFKLPRSEFRAMLHFVENPGKIQTRAMLLKKMTGRELKPHDRTVDVTIRRIRKHFESIADTPEIIATIHGEGYRFCGELS
- the rraA gene encoding regulator of ribonuclease activity A, with the protein product MLDLLPDLCDRHFNQLSVMDPIFQSYGKATIFSGQAVTVKCFEDNSLVKELAGTPGEGRILVVDGGGSTRRALLGDMIAENAVKNGWAGFVIYGAIRDVATINTLELGVKAITACPVKTEKRGLGDAGINLHFAGVNIAEGDYIYADLNGVVVAKEPLL